In the genome of Polaromonas vacuolata, the window GATCAAAGTAGTGCGCGGTATCACTGAAATTGCGATAGGCGCGAAACAATCTGATGCTGCGGCTAGACAGGCACTAAAGGGCGCTGATGAAATTGCCGCAGCTGCAGTTGAGCAGTTAGTCGCCGCTGAAGACGCCGCCAAAATCATGCAACGACAGTCCCAAGCGCTGGCTGAATCCGAACAGGCTACTCAGGCTTTGTCTGAAATGGCACAAGAGCTAAAAAATTCAACTGATGTCGCCAATCGTGCAGAAGGCCTTGCGTCTTCGGCTGAGGCTTTGTCCTCTGCGGTGCAGGACATCAGCAGTGATAGCTCGCAAATCATGACCGCTATTGAAAAGATTCGCAAAGGCGCACAAACATCCGCCGCCGCTTGCGAGCGATCCTACTCAGCCGTTAACCAGATTGAAAAAGGCGTAGATGTCGCTCAACAACGCGCAACACTTGGTGGTGCCAAGGTGAAAGATGTGCTCGCCACGTTAGGCGTGAACAAGTTGTCTGTCGATGAGTTGATCAAAGGCATTACTGCCTCTGTGAAGGGCACGCAGGAAAGCATACAACAGGTCAAAAATCTTGAGCAGGTTTCACGCCGCATCAATAAGATTGTTGACGCTATCACCATGGTCTCGATTCAGACCAATATGCTGGCCGTGAACGGTTCTATAGAAGCGGCAAGGGCGGATGAGTTCGGCAGAGGTTTTGTGGTGGTCTCAACTGATATCCGTAACTTGGCGCGTGACTCTGCAGAAAATGCTGACCGTATCAAGGACTTGGTTAAGGCTGTGCAAGACCAGATTGCCGTGGTGAGTGTCGATCTCAATGACATTGTCAAGTCAGCTTTAGGCGAAGTTGAGCAGGCCAAAGTATCAACCACCAACCTCAATCAGATAGAGGCAGACATCGTCGTCGTCGAGCAAGGTACGCGCGAAATACTCGCCGCTTCAAGGGAAATCGTCAGCGCTATCGACGAGGCCAAGAAAGGTATTGAACAAATATCTGACGCCGCTCAGCAGGCCGATAAAGCGGCAGCGCAAGCGGCTAGCGCTGCCTCGCAGCAGTCCAAAGGTGCGCAAGATTTAGCGGCGGCGATTGAGGAAATTTCTTCGCTCGCCGACGAATTACAAAACGCTTCTTAAGGAGAGCTGACATGACGTTAGAGATTAATCTCGATCAACATGGGCCAGCACCACAAGTTCAGTTTTTACACAACGTGCGTTCTACTGAAAATGAGGTTAATACTCCCGCGTTTGCACTTCGAAAATTTATAACTTTTATCGCCGGCGGCGAGGTCTTCGCTGTTGATATGGAGCCAGTACAAGAAATCATACGTTTGCCAGATATTGTCAGAGTGCCGTTAGCGCCGCCAGCACTGAAAGGTTTGTCCAACCTACGTGGCAGAGTTTTACCAATCATCTCGCTGCGCAGCATATTTGGTTTTGCGGAGATGGCGTATGACGAGGCCAACCGCGCGGTCGTGATTAATGTTGGCCAGCCGCTGGGCTTTGTGGTGGACTGCGTGACCAATATGGTGACTGTCGAGCCACACCAAGTTGAAGCTGTCGATCCGATTGGCTCCAGCGTAGACAGCGGTTTGCTCTCGGGCTTTATCAAGGACGTGGGCGGACACGCCATGATCATGGTGCTGGACTTAAGTAAGCTGATTCAACGTGAATTTTCCTACCTTGCAGCTTTCACCAAAAGGCCTAGTCTTGATTGTTTGTCTGTCGGTAGCCATAGTGATGTTGCGATTAATGCTAAAGCAAATTTAATGGCTAACGATGAATTGAAATTAGTAAGCATTCATATTGCAGATCAAGAATATGCATTTGCTATTGATCACGTGCAGGAGATCGTACAGCTACCCGACACCGTCATGCATATGCCGGATTCACTGCCTCAAGTTATGAAAGTGATGACGCTGCGCAACCGAATCTTGCCGCTAGTCAGTTTACGCCGCATGTTTAGTTTGCCCGACAAAGCCTTAGATGAGAAAAATCGTATTTTGGTGTTAACTTGGCAAGGCACTAGCATAGGCGTAGTCGTTGATGCAGTGAATGAGGTAATGCGTATTGGTAAAACCCTGGTGGATCCAATGCCAAGCCTGCTCTTTGATGGTGGCAACATGGCCGACATCGCCGAAATCTGTCGCCTCGATAATGGTGCGCGTTTAGTTTGCATCATTCAGGTGCACAAGCTGTTTAATCACTCCATCATCAAAGAAACATTAAATAGTCTGACTGATAGGGTTGAAAAAACCGTTGCTAATAGTGTCAACGCAGGCCTTCAAGAGCCGGCAGACGACGATGAGCAAATGGTGGTTTTTCGCCTCGATAAGGAAGAGTTTGGCGTACCCGTTGATAGCGTTCAGGAAATTACTCATGTTCCAAACGAGCTCAGACAAGTGCCGGGTGCGCCAACATTTATCGAAGGTGTGATTAATCTGCGCGGCAGTGTGTTGCCGGTAATTGACTTGCGCTTACGTATGCGCCTACCCAGAGTTGAGCGCTCTAGTGAGCAGCGCATTTTGGTTTTTCTCATTGATAAGCTGCGTACCGGCTTTATCGTCGACCAAGTCGCAGAGTTATTGAAAGTTTCCCGGTCGATGATAGAGCTGTCATCACCCCTGTCTATTCAGCATGGCAAGCTGCTGACACGCACGGCAAATATTAGCCCGCAAAAACGAATACTGCAGTTACTCGACACTTCGCATTTGGTCGACGATGACGAGCTTAAAAGCCTAGCGTCGATAGGCAGCTAAGGCGATGATGAAAAAACGCATTTTTAACCAGTTGGAGTGCCTGCCACTACTTAATTTTAGGCTGACTATCTTGGCTTATATCTACCCTAGCTATTCATATTGCCAGCTACAGAAATTCCTTGCAGCCATTGTCCACAAAAATTTTGGGGCAAAAGATGAAACGTATCTTAATTGTTGACGACGCCATCACCATGCGCATGTATCACCGATTGATACTACAAGCCGGTGGCTTTCATGTGGACGAGGCCATCAACGGCGAGGATGCACTTGAAAAAGCGCTGCGCAAGCCTTATGACTTATACATAGTCGACATCAATATGCCCAAGCTAGATGGTTATGGTTTTTTACGTCAACTGCGTTCCGAGGCGATTGAGCAAGCACCGGCTTTTATCGTCTCGATAGAGTCAAGCGCGCACGATCAAAGCCGTGCCTTTCACGCTGGTGCCAATGGTTACTTGGTCAAACCTATTAATTCTGAGCATCTGCTCAGCCATGTTCGTCTATTGCTCGGAGAGGCCAGTTGATGAATTCATTACTCGAACAATTTCTGCCAGAGGCGCGTGAATGCTTGCAGTCGATTAGCGAGAATTTAATACAACTAGAGCAGGCACCGAATAATTCTGAGCTGATGAATAATTTATTTCGACGGGTGCATACGTTAAAAGGCAATAGCGGGCTGTTTGATTTTCCAGAAATGACTACAGTTTTGTCTGCAGGCGAAGATTTGATGGAGGCGGTACGTAAGGGGCAAGTCGCTTATTCAAGAGATTGGGCCGATCAGCTGCTTAGTGCAATGGATTTTGTTGGTTTACTTTGCGATGACATAGAGCTGACACATCATCTCGATGGCTCACGCGCGAGCGACTCTGCGCATTTTGCAGCAGCCTTGCAAAACTTTTTGCGCTTGCATACTGCGCCCAAACCACTGCCATTAAATGGCTTGTCTTTAAACCTTGCGCAGCAAGGTAGGTCGTCGCCCTTAAGCGTCAAACCTAATGCTGAAAACTCGCCTCTGTTAGTTATTCCTGAAGCGATACGGCTGGCTGTTTCCGATTTGGTCATTGGCGGTGGACGATTACATTGGCTAGTCTTTCAGCCTGACGAAAAGTGTTTTCTTCAAGGCGATGATCCGTTTTTCACGGTCAGACAAACACCAGGATTTTTATGGGGTCGTATTTTTGCACGCGAAGTCTGGCCGTCAATTTCTAAACTGGATATTTACCGCTGCATACTCACGTTTGAGTTGCTAAGTGATGCTGCGCCAGAAACTTTGCTGACTCATTTTCGTTCTGTAGCTGATCAGATCACGTTAGTAGAAGTCGATGCGCGCCAACTGCTCGCGCTTGCGCATCATCCCGATGATGAAGCAGACAATGACGAATTTTTTACCCAATCTTTAACGCCTCCAATTCTGAGCGCGCCTGCTGCACCGCCTCTTAACGGACAAATTATTAGCCACGAGCCTGAGAATTCTCTGGCGTATTCAGCCTCGGTTTTGCCGCCACCTATCTACCAAGCCCATAGTTTGGTTGTCACCATTTTAGAAGCCCAACGTCAAATATTAATGCTCGACGACCAGCAAGTCTGGCAAGCCGGACGAGTCAAAGCCGCAGCCAGCGTTTTGACTAATTGCAGTCGTGCCAATGGAGACGAGTCAGCCCGCGAAGAAATTAAAGTTGCATTGGCTTTATCGCTAGCAACCGGTAGCAACGCCGCATTGCTCGACTGGCTATCAACGCGACTTAAACCTTCAACCGTTGAGCTGAGTCAGCCAATAACGGTCACACAAGTGGCGGCGAAAACTGTGCAAACTGATCATTTAAACGGACATACGCTTTCGCAAAGTACACCGAAGAATGTGATTTTTCAAAACCTTGAGTCCTTTAATCAAGATAAAACGAGCATCGAAAGTGCGGATGAATTTTTGCCACTCACACGTGATCCAAATGTTGGTGAGGGAATAAATTTCAACCGTAGTGATGCTCAAAGTAGTCAAAAATTCCTTAAGATTGAGCAACGAAAAATTGATTTACTGATGGATTTAATTGGCGAGATGATGGTGTCAAAAAATGCGCTGCCTTATTTGGCTCAGCGCGCTGAGGAACAGTTTGGCGTGCGTGAACTCGCGAGTCAAATCAAGGATCAGTATTTTGTCATCAGCCGCATCGCTGAGGAAATGCAAAGCGCCATCATGCAAGTCTGCATGATGCCGATGAGCAATGTTTTTCAGCGCTTTCCGCGCTTGGTGCGAGATCTCGCGCACAAGCTAGATAAGCAAGTCCAACTAGTGCTCGAAGGCGAAGCAACAGAAGCGGATAAAAATATTATTGAATCGCTGGCTGATCCACTCATGCACATTGTGCGCAATAGCCTTGACCATGGTATTGAGACTGCGGCTGTGCGGCGCGAAGTCGGTAAGCCAGCGACAGGGCGGTTGACTATTCGCTCTGCACCAGACGCCGGTCAGATACTGATTGAAATCAGTGACGACGGTAAAGGCATAGACCCCGCCATCATCAAACACAAAGCGTTTGAAAAAGGGTTGATAGATGCGCTAAAGCTTGAGCGTATAAGCGATGCCGAGGCTATTAATTTAGTCTTTGTTGCAGGCTTTTCCACCACCGACGTGGTCAATGATTTGTCGGGTCGTGGCGTTGGTCTTGACGTGGTTAAAACGGCAGTAGAAAAAGTAAAAGGCAGCATCACGCTTGAAAGCGTAATTGGTCAAGGCACCCGCATTCGTATCATATTGCCGCTTTCAGTGGCATTGACTAAGGTCATGATTGTCGTCACTGATGGACAACTTTTTGGCGTACCCATAGAGCATGTGGTGGCGACGTTACGCGTGCCTCTTAGCGCCATACGCAACATCAAGCAAAGTCAAACAATTGTGCGACGCGGCGTGATCTTGTCGCTCAAGTCTTTGAATACTTTACTCGGCATTGCCGTCACTCAACTGACTAATTCCGAGAACGAAATGGCAGTACTGGTGGTGCGTGTTGGCTCTGAATCAGTCGGCATCATCGTTGACGAATTTCATGAAACGCTAGACGTTATACAAAAGCCATTGAGCGGCGTACTGGCAGGACTCTATGCCTACTCCGGATCGGCGCTAATGGGCAATGGCTCAGTGCTAATGGTTTTAGATGTCAAGGAGATCGTGTGATGCCAATACGCTACAAAAAAAATCAAGCGTTGTTCGAGGGTGTTGCGACGGTTGATGATGCTGAAGGTCTGCAGCAATGGCTGAAGCATAAGCCACATGCTACGGTGCATTTAACGGCTTGTTCGCATTTGCATTCGGCTAACTTACAGGTGCTAATGGCTGCAGGAAATCGTATTGCAGCTTGGCCTGACGACACGGATTTGCACTGCTGGCTTGAGACTTTATTAAGTGACAAAAAATAAAAGGCTCGTCAATGTCTAAAACAATTTTCCTCGTCGACGATTCAGCCACCATACTAATGAGTGTTTCCGCTACTTTATTGGCGAACGGCTTTAAGGTTGAAACGGCTAGCGACGGCCTTCAAGCCTTGGAAAAGCTCAATGCCGGTCTAAAACCTGATCTTATGATTACCGACATAAATATGCCCAATATGGGCGGTCTTGAGTTAATTCAAAACGTCAGAACGTTGCCCGATTTTCGCTCAATGCCCATACTCACACTGACATCTGAAAGCCATGCTGACAAGCGTGCTGAGGGAGAAAAAATGGGTGCTAACGGCTGGTTGGTCAAGCCGATTGCAGACGCTGAACTGCTTAGGGTGATAGAGCAAGTATTGCCTAGGACATAACGCTTAAACCTTAAGTCACTTGGCTACGCTCACTCTTTTTTTTGTGATCACTATTTACCTGAGATTTTTTATTCTGCGCTAGCGCCAGACGATTTGGCGACTTTGTGCCATTTGGTAGTTTCTGTGCTTATGAAACTGGCCAGTTGGGCTTGCGTCATATCACCGGCAGACACACCTTGGTCTTCAAAGCGTTTCATTAAATCAGGTGATTTGAGCACTTTGTTGAGTTCTGTATTCATGCGTTGAGTGATCGCGGGCGGCGTGCCGCGCGGGGCCATTAAGGCAAACCACGTTGTTACGTCATAACCTGTGACGCCCGATTCGTCTAACGTTGGCACACCGGGGTAAGCATTCGATCGCGTCATGGTGGTTACTGCTAAGGCGCGGACTCTGCCGCTGCGCACATGCGGTGCGGCCGACGGACTGGTTTCAATCGCCATTTGAATTTGCCCACCCATGAGATCAGTCATCATGGGTGCACCGCCCTTGTAGGGAATGTGCGAGATATCGCTTTTCGTCATAGCGCGAAACATCTCGCCAGAGAAATGTTCTGTGCTACCTGTGCCGGCCGAGCCATAGTTCACTTTGCCGGGGTTGGCCTTGATGTAAGCCACCAGTTCGGCCACAGTCTTGACGGGGATAGCTGTGTTGACCAGCAGCACGTTGGGCGTAAGCGCAACTAAACCAACCGGTACTAAATCTTTGGAAAAGTCGTAGGGCAGCGTTTTGTAAATGCCAGGTGCCATGGTGTGCGCTACGGTGGCCATTAAAAAGGTGTAGCCGTCAGCCGGTGCTTTGCTCACAAAGCTTGCGCCTAGTGTGCCGCCAGCGCCGGGGCGGTTGTCAATGATGAATGGCTGGTTGAGCGCTTGATTGAGTTTTTGGCCGACTTCACGCGCCAAAATATCGGTTGTGCCGCCTGCCGCAAAAGGCACGACCAATGAAATCGGCTTACTCGGCCAACTGTCCGCCGCATGGGCTGAAAAGCTAAAAGCGACGGCAGCGGCTAGCGCCATACGGGTAAAAATAATGCGGCGTGTGAATCTCATTTTTATTGTCTCCAGGTTATTTTTGTAATTAAGAAAAGAATCAGTCGGAACCAAGCTTGAGCTTTAACGGTTGGCGTTTTTCTATTGCTGACTTTAGTAGTGCAGCGCAGCGAAATATGCCATGTGCAAATTTGCCATAAGGCATCGTGGCAAACAGCGCCATCACAATGCCTAGATGTACGGCTAGCAGCAAAGCCATAGCGCCAGTGTCCCGAAACGCGAGTAGGCCTAGG includes:
- a CDS encoding response regulator, which produces MSKTIFLVDDSATILMSVSATLLANGFKVETASDGLQALEKLNAGLKPDLMITDINMPNMGGLELIQNVRTLPDFRSMPILTLTSESHADKRAEGEKMGANGWLVKPIADAELLRVIEQVLPRT
- a CDS encoding response regulator, whose translation is MKRILIVDDAITMRMYHRLILQAGGFHVDEAINGEDALEKALRKPYDLYIVDINMPKLDGYGFLRQLRSEAIEQAPAFIVSIESSAHDQSRAFHAGANGYLVKPINSEHLLSHVRLLLGEAS
- a CDS encoding methyl-accepting chemotaxis protein, whose product is MSKQQQVAERIAAATGELSSGINAAASAAEQLKHAADQMATGAKVASSASLESMTAFNVVIGAIALQLQNADISQRKAEISQNLVAKTAADIANLITNVAIAGQRQIASVATVVELEKQAINIGDIVKVVARIADQTNLLALNAAIEAARAGKHCKGFAVVAEEVRRLAETSEKSAKQIQDLVVQIQQDVKAIAEGINTSAKAIDGEIEKGKVITVQLEAVRTDVIKVVRGITEIAIGAKQSDAAARQALKGADEIAAAAVEQLVAAEDAAKIMQRQSQALAESEQATQALSEMAQELKNSTDVANRAEGLASSAEALSSAVQDISSDSSQIMTAIEKIRKGAQTSAAACERSYSAVNQIEKGVDVAQQRATLGGAKVKDVLATLGVNKLSVDELIKGITASVKGTQESIQQVKNLEQVSRRINKIVDAITMVSIQTNMLAVNGSIEAARADEFGRGFVVVSTDIRNLARDSAENADRIKDLVKAVQDQIAVVSVDLNDIVKSALGEVEQAKVSTTNLNQIEADIVVVEQGTREILAASREIVSAIDEAKKGIEQISDAAQQADKAAAQAASAASQQSKGAQDLAAAIEEISSLADELQNAS
- a CDS encoding tripartite tricarboxylate transporter substrate binding protein, which codes for MALAAAVAFSFSAHAADSWPSKPISLVVPFAAGGTTDILAREVGQKLNQALNQPFIIDNRPGAGGTLGASFVSKAPADGYTFLMATVAHTMAPGIYKTLPYDFSKDLVPVGLVALTPNVLLVNTAIPVKTVAELVAYIKANPGKVNYGSAGTGSTEHFSGEMFRAMTKSDISHIPYKGGAPMMTDLMGGQIQMAIETSPSAAPHVRSGRVRALAVTTMTRSNAYPGVPTLDESGVTGYDVTTWFALMAPRGTPPAITQRMNTELNKVLKSPDLMKRFEDQGVSAGDMTQAQLASFISTETTKWHKVAKSSGASAE
- a CDS encoding chemotaxis protein CheA; the protein is MNSLLEQFLPEARECLQSISENLIQLEQAPNNSELMNNLFRRVHTLKGNSGLFDFPEMTTVLSAGEDLMEAVRKGQVAYSRDWADQLLSAMDFVGLLCDDIELTHHLDGSRASDSAHFAAALQNFLRLHTAPKPLPLNGLSLNLAQQGRSSPLSVKPNAENSPLLVIPEAIRLAVSDLVIGGGRLHWLVFQPDEKCFLQGDDPFFTVRQTPGFLWGRIFAREVWPSISKLDIYRCILTFELLSDAAPETLLTHFRSVADQITLVEVDARQLLALAHHPDDEADNDEFFTQSLTPPILSAPAAPPLNGQIISHEPENSLAYSASVLPPPIYQAHSLVVTILEAQRQILMLDDQQVWQAGRVKAAASVLTNCSRANGDESAREEIKVALALSLATGSNAALLDWLSTRLKPSTVELSQPITVTQVAAKTVQTDHLNGHTLSQSTPKNVIFQNLESFNQDKTSIESADEFLPLTRDPNVGEGINFNRSDAQSSQKFLKIEQRKIDLLMDLIGEMMVSKNALPYLAQRAEEQFGVRELASQIKDQYFVISRIAEEMQSAIMQVCMMPMSNVFQRFPRLVRDLAHKLDKQVQLVLEGEATEADKNIIESLADPLMHIVRNSLDHGIETAAVRREVGKPATGRLTIRSAPDAGQILIEISDDGKGIDPAIIKHKAFEKGLIDALKLERISDAEAINLVFVAGFSTTDVVNDLSGRGVGLDVVKTAVEKVKGSITLESVIGQGTRIRIILPLSVALTKVMIVVTDGQLFGVPIEHVVATLRVPLSAIRNIKQSQTIVRRGVILSLKSLNTLLGIAVTQLTNSENEMAVLVVRVGSESVGIIVDEFHETLDVIQKPLSGVLAGLYAYSGSALMGNGSVLMVLDVKEIV
- a CDS encoding chemotaxis protein CheW, producing the protein MTLEINLDQHGPAPQVQFLHNVRSTENEVNTPAFALRKFITFIAGGEVFAVDMEPVQEIIRLPDIVRVPLAPPALKGLSNLRGRVLPIISLRSIFGFAEMAYDEANRAVVINVGQPLGFVVDCVTNMVTVEPHQVEAVDPIGSSVDSGLLSGFIKDVGGHAMIMVLDLSKLIQREFSYLAAFTKRPSLDCLSVGSHSDVAINAKANLMANDELKLVSIHIADQEYAFAIDHVQEIVQLPDTVMHMPDSLPQVMKVMTLRNRILPLVSLRRMFSLPDKALDEKNRILVLTWQGTSIGVVVDAVNEVMRIGKTLVDPMPSLLFDGGNMADIAEICRLDNGARLVCIIQVHKLFNHSIIKETLNSLTDRVEKTVANSVNAGLQEPADDDEQMVVFRLDKEEFGVPVDSVQEITHVPNELRQVPGAPTFIEGVINLRGSVLPVIDLRLRMRLPRVERSSEQRILVFLIDKLRTGFIVDQVAELLKVSRSMIELSSPLSIQHGKLLTRTANISPQKRILQLLDTSHLVDDDELKSLASIGS